From the genome of Tripterygium wilfordii isolate XIE 37 chromosome 6, ASM1340144v1, whole genome shotgun sequence:
AAAAAGGTTCCTCCCTCTTAACCACCCGAATCTCCATTATCATTCGTCTTTTGtctcttttatttgattttccTCCACTCTTTTCCTTTCATCGTTGATTCCTCCACTGTCTGTTTGTTGCTTTTCCCGGGATTTTTCTTATATATGTCTTTTCAGTGACGCAGCAGATTGGGTGATCCTAATTATCCAAATCTCCCTTATCATTACTCCACAATCCTAAAATTATAGTGCCGACATAATGTTCAAATCTATAATAGTTCTTACATATATCCCATAAATCATGGGCTGCATGTTGCTTTGTTGTAGTGGTTGAAGCTTTAACACAGTCAAAGATTCAATCACTTAggtgatagcctagttggtAAATTTTTGAGACCTAATCGTATGAACTAGGGAGGTCCTGAGTTTAATTCCCGTTGAGAGTAATATTTTTATAGCCACGTGCTAAACTTTGACTCAGCTTATCGAGTTCAATTCTCTCTAGAAGTAATATTTTTATAACCCCGTGTTAAACTTTGACTCAacttatcatatcatcaatgaaaAAATATAGTGAATATTCGAGTAGCATTGTGAAAAAATTGATTCTGCTAGAGCTGGTGTGTATCAGCTTTCGGTGCACCaacattgaaaacaaaattgaattgGATTTTGAAGATTCGGCTTTTTTTAGATCCGTGCGTGCGATGGAAGCATACGGCCGTGGACCCTCCACTTTCTCTGGCACTTTCTTTTTGCTCCATTTCCCGAAGGCCATAGATTGCGTTGCAGCCACGAAGTGAATAGTATGATTACTATGAGTAACCTAGTATTTGGATTTCTAAGAGTGAAAAATATTTGGATGTGGCTCTACCTATCCACCTTTTGGGTCTATTCAAAGTTCTGACACTTCTCACACAAGAACGCGTTATGTGTGTGGGCATGTATACTAGAGtggacaaaatatttttttgtgtttggatttggatttctaACAACGAAAAATATCTTTGATGTCCATTGGGATGCGGCTCTATTCTACCCatccattttttgggtctatTCAAAGTTTTAACACTTCTCATACAAAAATACGTTATATGTGTGGGCATGTGTCTTATAGTGGACAAAATttttaatgtgtttggatttggatttctaACGGAAAATGTCTATGATGTCTATTTGTATGTGGCCTCTATTCTACTTGTCAACTTGTAAGGTCTGTTCTAACACCTCTCACACAATGACACATTTTTTGAGCCTAAAAACCATTGAAACCATCAAGTAGTATATAAGCAAAGTTGTAAAACATAAGGACACCTTTTTTGTGCCTAAAAATGAATGGCTACCGtctatgaaaaacaaattcgtCAACAACAATTGTTAGGTAAAATACCCAATTGTCCCGTATTCGTCGGCTACGACTATGAGACTTATCTATGGACATTTTTGGTGATCACGTGGCCGCCCTAATGGATTCGTTGTAGGCCGACAACACTCCAAAAGCAGCCACCCCATCATATGGGCCATGGGCCTGGTCATTACATGAGGCCTACCTTTGTAACTAACTATAAAATGTAAATTATcagataaaaattttaaaacagaCAATCAGGGTCAATTTGGGAATTATAGGAAAAACACACATGGAGACTCCAGTTCCACCGGCACCTGCTTGCTTGCCTATATAAACAGCACGCAGAGACCGAACGAAGGGGGCAAGGGGAAGGGATAATCagaggagagagagatagagagataaATAATGGGAGCGGAAGTACCCTTGCCCACGTACGAGGAGGCTCCACCTCTCATTCTCGGACTGCAACCGGCGGCCCTGGCTGATCACGTGGCACGTGTCGACTGGTCCCTGCTCGATCAAGTCCCCGGTGAGCGTGGTGGCTCAATTCCGGTAGGtgattctcctctctctctctggttttttttttagtttcactTAAACTCTGTTTTCACTTTGTGCTTTAGTGAATTCTTGGATTTGATGGATTcattgagatttgagaaagACGATCTTTGATGCTTTTGCTTTATATGTTGAAATGTCTGGTTCTGGTCCTCTGCTATGACAGTTATCGTAGAATCGTTTCTTACTACtacatcttgtttgttttgAAAGAACCACTGAAACTGGTTCAGAATAAGTTCAACACGATACTGGATTGCTGGCATCCTTATCTTTTATATTTTGTCTGAGAATTCATTTATGTAATTATGTAAGGGCAGTGGTTGGTTATTTCAAATCTCAAAGAACAACGCTCTGGCAAACTGTGCTTTTGCTTTTGTATGTCCACTTGCACCAATTATTTTGGGCAGTTTTTGTCTTTATTGTTGTCTTGATACCTTAGGTGCCTCTTTGGTTTTTTGATCTCTTTTATTGCTTAAAGAAATCGTGGTGGTACCCTTTAAATATATGAGCCATGGGTTTGCTTAATGAATGTTAGACAAGACAATTGTGAGATACATTTTTAGTAAGTGTTACTTGACTTTTGACAATACATTCAATTCATGATCTTTAGGTTGAAATTGAGGAGCTTGAGCATATATTAAGAGAGGTGGAAACCCATATTCTATCCTTGCCCAGCGAACGTTCTCCTATTAAGACTATAGCTGGGGGAAGTGTTGCCAATACAATTCGAGGATTGAGTGCAGGCTTTGGGATCTCTTGTGGAATTATTGGTGCCTATGGAGATGATGAGCAGGGCCAGTTATTTGTGCGTAACATGAGCTTCAGTGGAGTCAACCTCTCAAGAATGAGGATGAAGAAGGGAACCACAGCTCAGGTTGGATTTATCTACCTAGCGGCTTGATTTTAGACTTCTTATTGTTGTCTACTTGACTTGTTCTAAAAGCTTAAATTCTGTTGTTGACTGTTATGGAACAGTGTGTTTGCCTGGTTGATGCATCAGGAAATCGTACAATGCGACCCTGTCTCTCAAATGCCGTAAAAGTTCAGGTGCATTCCTGTTATTGTGCATTTGGtgtcattaatttttttggctGTTCTTCTTGATTTTTGTAGTTTCTTTATAATATGTTTTGAAGCATTGTGTATCTTTTCCTCTTACAGGCTGATGAGTTAAGCTTGGAGGATTTTAAGGGCTCCAAGGTTAGCACCTCTTACTACTGGCTGAAAGTGGAATATTTAGATCACATTTGTGATTGAGGCTTTGATAATGATGGTGATGTCGGTCGAATTAGCCTGTGGCTTTTCTTTCATATGCTTTTtccccctcccttctcttcgcTTCTTGTTTGCCTATGATTTTTATCTTCTTTGCATTTGTTGTGATGGGAAAATTTCTCATGCATGATCGGAGTAAATTTTCCTGTTGgaatataaacataaaaatcCACCTTAGACTAGAAGGTGGAATTTTAATACATTTGCACTCATTGTTCAtgccatagacttgctttttgTTGCTGTTATCTAGGCCTACTCCCTTGAGATATTAATCTTAAGAATTTTTCTCTATGTATATTCTTCTGACTCATCTTTTTGTCCCAGTGGTTGGTTCTAAGGTATGCAATATTTAACATAGAAGCTATTCAAGCAGCAATTCATACTGCGAAGCAAGAAGGTGTCCGTGTCTCCTTGGATTTGGCCAGTTTTGAGGTATACTTAAATCTCTTTCATATCCTTAAATCTTGTATCAAGGGTTCTTCCGTTTTGCTTTCTCCTATAGTCTCAAGTTACATTTGTCAGTCTTTTGAGGTGGAGATGTGAAGACAAATGCAGTTGCATCCAAAAATAATTACCTAATAAAGTCCCAGgattttttgttgttattaCATAATCAGCTCATGTTGATTGTTATATAATTGATTTTATCTCTATTGCTCGCAAGCCTTGGTTTATTTTAAGGTTGCATCATTTCAGCTTTAGGCGTTGTGCGATCAAATCGTGAAAAAACCTTTAGTAGTGCAGAGTCAGCTTGCATGTGTATGCCGTCACTAttcttcagagaggtggagaGGTTAATGCATTATTTGCTTTATATCTTACTTATTACTTATGAGTTACGACCTTACATGAGATAGTATGAAGCCTATCATTTCTGTTTAGCATGTTACCGCCCTTTATTGCATACTTTCAtctttgaaaaaatattttatgtgcTAAAAATGAGTAATTGGACACCCTCTTCTTCAAAAGGAAAAGGAGGGGATCACAATCCGTATTTATGTGAGTTAAGTCTTTAACTTTTGCCAGATGGTTCGGAGATTTAGATTGCCTCTTATTCAGTTACTCGAGAGCGGGAATATAGACCTCTGTTTTGCCAATGAAGATGAAGCAACAGAACTGCTGAGGTAACTTCTATTTCTTATCCTCGGGATTCCAGTGCCATTTCTGATCATAGATATTAATTCTTCCGATACCACACAATCAACGTTTTACACATTTATTCCACTGCTTTTGGTTGAGTTTCTGATCGATGGTTGTGATTTATCTTACAATGGTGTAGGGGTGAAAAAGATGTAAATCCTGAGGCAGCGCTTGAATTTTTAGCAAATCACTGCAAGTGGGCTGTTGTGACATTAGGTTCGAAAGGTTGCATTGCAAAACATGGTAAAGAGGTGAGACTTCTCAAGGATTTTATTATCGCACAAAGaacagtttcttttcttttcctttcagaTGACATTTTCTCCTATACTCTGCTCTAAACGGTGTTCTATATGAATTGAATACGATCCTATTCTGATCTTATTACTGGAAATGGGGATATACTTAGGGTTACTGAAATCTCTCAAATTTGGCAATACAATAAAAGACCGTGAAATGGCACTTTTTTACGttttccatattatccacatCGTCTTCTGCCTCTCTAAGGACAAATTTGTCTATGTGGGTGGGAGTGCCTTTATTACAATTATACGAAGCATTAACTTGAAAGTTCTAGTCTAAACAAAATCTTAAttagaataaaagaaaaacatggtTTTCAGCAATATGTATATCCATTGGGATGTAGCTATTATTAGTGGTTATTGTACTaacatatgaaaattttatgaaTTGGTCCAGGTGGTTCAAGTTCCTGCAATAGGGGAAGTCAATGCCATTGATGCCACTGGCGCAGGAGACCTGTTTGCTTGCGGTTTTTTATATGGACTGGTAAAGGGGTTATCTCTTGAGGATTGCTGCAAAGTGGGTTCATGCAGTGGTGGTTCTGTCATTCGTGCCCTTGGGGGTGAGGTGACCCCGGAGAATTGGCAGTGGATGTATAAGCAGATGCAGATGGAGGGCCTCCCAATTCCTAATATTCGCAACTGAATCACCTTAATAGTTAGAACTTGACTTTATCTCACAAGTTAATTTTGATTCTCTGTTCATTTCAAAGCAAAGGGCAGTTTGTGGTTGCATTTTGGGGCTGATTTGACGAAATCCTTGAATGTGGTTAATGGAAATTTCATGTTTGCAAGGACTTCATTCCAGCTGATGAGCTTTTATTGCATGAGGGGGCAAAAGAAACCGTCAAGCCACAAGGCATGAGCGTATATATGTTTTCATCTCACGATATGATAAATCCAAAGCATGGTCACAAGGGTAATCCTAGAGATAGCCAGGACATTGTTGGACCTACCAGAGAGATTTACCACAAAAATATTACCTAAGTGGTTTATATTGTGAAAGTTTTCCAACTAGTATTATATCTGAGATCAATGTGAAAATTTGCTcacttaaaaaatattatatctgGGATCGATGGATGGCAGAGGATGATGAAAATAGTCTAGCTTCAAAAGAACAGTGAGAGTTGACAGTGGTAAATCTGTATCCTTTTACCAAAATTATCATGGAATAAAGACTGACCCCTCCTGATCGAATTCAAAATCCGCAGAATTTCATTGCAACCCTAATACAGTTAATAACGTAATTGAGAATCACAACTGCCAATTTCCAGGTCCAAAACTTCTATTGAAAATGTGTGAAGCCCATACAGATTCATGCGTTAGCAAGATTAGATGATGGGAACCACAGAGACAGAGTAATAGCTCAGCTTGATTATATCTTTAGGTGTAACGCAGATGATGATAGGGTCGGAAGTTCGAACTAACTGGGATTATAGTGCTGGCTAGACTTAGGGTTTAAGAGCCCCATGTCTCTAGCATTGACTTCGGCCGACTCAGTCTTACCTATCGCTAGCATAATGCGGACTGTTATGACGTTTACACCCACTCATTTGTCCGAAGAACATGCTAGGTTGGGTGGTTCTTGCATAGCAATATTTATGGCTATAAAAGGAGACGCCAAGCAACTTACCCTCTGAAGACTAAATTTTGTGCATAGCTCCTATATGCACCCTTGTAGGCTCAAAATCAAATCAGTTTCAAGCAATTTGTGAATACTAGTGAGAATCAGATACATCATACATCACTTTCCATAATACAGCTAAATTGTCATTAGCTTGGATCACAACAAAGTCCATTGATTTTGTCTGCGATCATCAGCGTAAATGTCGATGTAGGTTCACCACAAGAACTCaagaagcataaaaatgtttgcACCAACAAGACACAGATAAATTGCATGATAAAAGAGATACCCAGAAGTAAAAAATCCAAGGAACCGACCTCACCAATGGTGCCTTCCATTTTCCGCTAAATTCTGCGAACTTGAACTTAAATTTATCATCTGAGAACAAGGAGGGCCCACCATGCAGGTTCTTGCATCCTCATATATCCATTGGAGCGATCCCTTCATCAGAGCCAGGGTCTCGTTCTGCTATGAAACCTTGCTCAGGAGCGGCTTCCGGTTCAGCGGCAGGCCCCTCTGCCTCTCCAACTATCTCAAATGCATCAATTAACTTTTGAACAGTTTCCTGATCTAATATATGGAAAGACTCCCCAACTCCTACTACCGCAACAGTGCAAATGGAGCTCTTGAGGGTTTCTCCTTGCAATGTTTCCCTTATTGCAAGGAGTGCATCCTTGACCAGATCGTCGCGACATGAGTTCGAAAAGTTCGAAAACCTACGTTCCAAGTAAGTCTTTGCAGCTTGAGATCGTGACCCAATGGCAAAAGCCTGATATTCAAAGTAATTCCCGCTTGGACAATTGTAGTAGAGGTGAGCTCCAGATTCATCCAAGCCAGCAACCAAAAGACCAACACCATAAGGCCGCTTCCAAGAACGTTGGGTGCATACCTGCCAAAATGCCACCCAAAATATTTGTCATAACAACAAACAATAGCTCAGGACAGACACAAAGCAACACGACTTCTTTATTATCCCCATTTCGTGTTTTTTGGTGAGTAAGTATGTTGcattaaagaaaagaagatggaCATAGTATGAGGGGAATTCCCCAAGTAAAGTCTCAGGACACCAAGGGTGGTGAGATCCAAACAAAGGGTTGAAaacccaaacaaaatcaaagagcATTTGCCCCAAAGAAGAACTACATTCTAAACTTGCAGTAAGCTCATCCAAAGAATACTATCATGATCCATTAGCATCCTCCTCCAAAAGTCCCCATGTATCCAACAAAAGTGGGTAGCGTCGTCCATCCTTAAATGGAAGTCAACCTTTGAAGAAACGCCAATCTCAggtcaaaaggaaaaaagacaGAAATTGGCCATTGAGTGAATGCAACCATACTGTGTCATATTCATGTACTCCACAACATATAAACATattcaacaaaaatgaaatccGTGGTCTGGTTGAAAATTTGTTCCCCCAAAACCTACAAGTCATAGTAGAGGTAAGGCACCTTGCCCTTCCCCAACCCTGCCTTCATAGCAGAAAATTTCTGTTGTTTAACCttttaacaaagaaaacaagatATCAACGAAGATCCATTATTTGAACAATGCCTGCTAACCCCAGTATTGAATATCTCCCGACTCCTCCTATGATCTAACATTCACTTGTCGATCTGAAGCTTCTAAAGACAAAACTGTGACCCCTGTTCCCTCATTTCATCCAGGCCAACAGGATAAACGTCAAGTCTGATGTCATTGGGTGCAAACAATATTAAGATGAAAATCACCTTCTATGCAACCATAATCTAGGAAAACAAATTAAGCCAACCAACTCACTCCTGCCATAATATGATCATGAGTTGCAGCTTAATAAGTTATGAGTAATCAAAACGTAAAATGTTCACTATCTTTTGCAACAACAAAAAAGGCACAAATATGTTGTAAACAATAACTAAGAAGGTGCATGTTACAAGCTAGCTTGAGAGAAAAGTAGAACCATCATACAAGAATTAGCAAAGAGAATGAGAGAGCTCAGTTAATCAGCTTAGTTCCTCCTCCAACAGTAGAGGCCAGCCTGCACGTCAATAGCTAGAAAAATGCCACTAGACTGGAGCTTAATAAAGCAACTATAATGGTTATCCTTTGGATTTCAGTAATCAGCAATAGAACCCCAGCCTTGTCGCATGAATCACCAACTTCAATCAATCACATTAATTCCCAATAGAATCAAGCAAAAATCAAAGGAAACAAAGTCAATTTTCTTAAGCACCACCAGAATTTctttaaagaaaaaacaactTATAACATGATTTGTAACAAATTTCAGCAAATCATCATCCAAAAATCATGCGAAAGATTTATTGTTCACTAATCATGATTCATAAGCACATGGAGAGACTTCTTCCTTAGCATAATACTTTCATTGATAATTCCAACTCAATTAAGTAGCAAAATTCCCAATGAAAACTAAGGcaaactcaataaattaaatgcTGTTTAAATAAGTACTACCATTAGTACTTTTCTTCTTCCCTGTTGTTTGCCCCCAGCCCCGGGGGGTGAGTGGTTGTCTAGATTTTTTAGAGGACGATGAGAACATGGAAATATTCTAAATAAGACTGAATATCACAGAATAACAAACGTATTAACTTGAATGATTATGTAAACCACTAATTTAACTATAACATGATGTCTCAAATCATTTCATACGCCATGATGGCTGCAAAAAATTAGATACACACTGACGTAACTACAAAATGACAGCCATGAAGAATTGAGTCCATGATGCTGGTGCTACGCAAGTTGCATttgcaatagaccaagccaTCCAGAGATCAAGCAGAAACAACTATAACAGCAGTTACTTGAAAACTCATCAAAAATAGATGAAAGGCTACAGAAACACTGAACTTCAGAATAAACCTTACATATCAACTCATAACTTTTCTTTCTTAGAACagaaaatttttattgaaataagCAACAAGGGATTGCAACCCTTACAAGACAAACAGAAACCTAAGGTTACAACATACAGCTTCTAGCCAATTGATATCGCAACCAGTTTGAAGAGTAGAGAACCAAGGCTTCAAGGTGCTCAACCAACAGTTCACAAGTGGATGCTTTCATTGTACCAATATAAAGGTTCCAATTTCCAGTGCATAAACAGAATCCATAACACAGACTAATTAACTAGGCTTTAACACATCTTTTTGGCATAGTTGATTAGATGAAATAGCTACCAAGCTAAATTAgacttcatttcaatctcataAAACATCAAAGAAAGACCCAAATAAGTCTAAACCAAGAAATATGAAGAGTCGAAACTCAAA
Proteins encoded in this window:
- the LOC119999692 gene encoding uncharacterized sugar kinase slr0537, encoding MGAEVPLPTYEEAPPLILGLQPAALADHVARVDWSLLDQVPGERGGSIPVEIEELEHILREVETHILSLPSERSPIKTIAGGSVANTIRGLSAGFGISCGIIGAYGDDEQGQLFVRNMSFSGVNLSRMRMKKGTTAQCVCLVDASGNRTMRPCLSNAVKVQADELSLEDFKGSKWLVLRYAIFNIEAIQAAIHTAKQEGVRVSLDLASFEMVRRFRLPLIQLLESGNIDLCFANEDEATELLRGEKDVNPEAALEFLANHCKWAVVTLGSKGCIAKHGKEVVQVPAIGEVNAIDATGAGDLFACGFLYGLVKGLSLEDCCKVGSCSGGSVIRALGGEVTPENWQWMYKQMQMEGLPIPNIRN
- the LOC119999693 gene encoding proteasome subunit alpha type-1-B-like yields the protein MFRNQYDTDVTTWSPAGRLFQVEYAMEAVKQGSAAIGLRSKTHVVLACVNKANSELSSHQKKIFKVDDHIGVAIAGLTADGRVLSRYMRSECINYSFSYESPLPVGRLVVQLADKAQVCTQRSWKRPYGVGLLVAGLDESGAHLYYNCPSGNYFEYQAFAIGSRSQAAKTYLERRFSNFSNSCRDDLVKDALLAIRETLQGETLKSSICTVAVVGVGESFHILDQETVQKLIDAFEIVGEAEGPAAEPEAAPEQGFIAERDPGSDEGIAPMDI